Proteins from a genomic interval of Haloferax marinisediminis:
- a CDS encoding ATP-binding cassette domain-containing protein translates to MTTDTPKPRIEVEHVQKRFGTVEALSDVTLTLEENEVLGLVGDNGAGKSTFIKTLVGIHQPDGGEIRFEGEPVTIEGPKHARKLGIGTVYQDLALVDELSVAENLFLGRMPVKKLGGVLPIVDREYMAAEAERILSEHLNIHVDPDTPVEYLSGGERQAVAIGRALVTDPDIVLLDEPTSALSKAAVDHVEELVEQLRESGHSVILIDHNLEEVLSMTDRIAVLFQGRIVDVVDSENITRDDVVSMMVSGHSLQDDDSEPDSGDTVSRKSESSSSSSSTA, encoded by the coding sequence ATGACCACTGACACACCCAAACCACGAATTGAGGTCGAACACGTCCAGAAACGCTTCGGTACCGTGGAAGCACTCTCGGACGTTACCCTGACACTCGAAGAGAACGAGGTTCTCGGACTCGTCGGCGACAACGGCGCCGGGAAGTCGACGTTCATCAAGACGCTCGTTGGTATTCACCAGCCCGATGGTGGTGAGATTCGGTTCGAAGGTGAACCAGTCACCATCGAAGGGCCCAAACATGCCCGTAAGCTCGGCATCGGTACGGTATATCAGGACCTCGCACTCGTCGATGAACTCTCGGTTGCAGAGAACTTGTTCCTCGGCCGGATGCCCGTCAAAAAACTCGGTGGCGTCCTCCCAATCGTTGACCGTGAGTACATGGCCGCGGAGGCAGAACGGATTCTGAGCGAGCACCTGAATATCCACGTCGACCCCGACACACCAGTCGAGTACCTCTCCGGAGGGGAACGTCAGGCTGTCGCAATCGGTCGAGCCCTCGTCACTGACCCCGATATCGTCCTCCTAGACGAACCAACGTCTGCACTCTCGAAAGCCGCAGTCGACCACGTTGAGGAACTCGTCGAGCAGTTGCGCGAGAGTGGACACTCTGTCATCCTCATTGACCACAACCTCGAGGAGGTGCTGTCGATGACCGACCGGATTGCTGTCCTCTTCCAGGGGCGTATCGTTGACGTTGTAGACTCCGAGAATATCACGCGTGACGACGTGGTCAGTATGATGGTCTCTGGCCATTCCCTTCAGGACGATGACTCCGAACCAGACTCCGGCGATACCGTCAGCCGCAAATCAGAATCATCCTCGTCTAGCTCGTCTACTGCGTGA
- a CDS encoding DUF362 domain-containing protein, which translates to MEFDFPGRDRLESANDVDVSDLPRAYRVSRTRTQPTVQNVPEASRTALDDIPKLKNLEPGSTVGITAGSRGIHDLPTVLESIVAELQERDLEPFVFPAMGSHGGATPEGQREMLRELGITPERLGCEIRSSLAVEEVGTDSQGWSIYAAEDALEADAVLLVNRVKLHTDFQGDIESGLCKMAVVGLGKQRGANAMHNAALDRGFADVIPEWASVLVDETPIVGGVGIIENADERAAAIEGIPAADLLEEEPALLSRSAEFFPELPVDDLDLLVVDEMGKEVSGTGLDTNVIGRVWFHGQAERQKPSLTRVYVRSLTPPSHGNALGVGLADLIHRDLASEIDFGDTYVNIVTSGEPVRAKLPFVVPSDATAFVLSASMTGVASADELRIARIRNTMTPDELWVSEPVAEELADRDDIEVHEDQPWTFDAEGNLTMALDSAAHD; encoded by the coding sequence ATGGAGTTCGATTTTCCAGGACGGGACCGACTGGAGTCGGCCAACGACGTCGACGTATCTGACCTCCCACGTGCGTACCGCGTGAGTCGTACCCGAACACAGCCCACCGTGCAGAACGTTCCGGAAGCCTCGCGTACTGCGCTTGACGACATCCCGAAGCTCAAAAACCTCGAGCCAGGGAGTACGGTCGGAATCACAGCTGGCAGTCGTGGAATCCACGACCTTCCAACGGTCCTCGAGTCGATCGTCGCCGAACTACAGGAACGTGACCTCGAGCCGTTCGTATTCCCCGCGATGGGAAGTCACGGTGGGGCGACACCCGAAGGGCAGCGTGAGATGCTCAGAGAGCTAGGAATTACACCTGAGCGCCTTGGCTGCGAGATTCGTTCGTCGCTGGCCGTTGAGGAGGTGGGAACCGATTCACAGGGATGGTCGATTTATGCCGCCGAAGATGCACTCGAGGCCGATGCCGTCTTGCTGGTCAACCGAGTCAAACTCCACACCGACTTTCAGGGAGACATCGAAAGCGGCCTCTGTAAGATGGCCGTCGTCGGACTTGGCAAGCAGCGAGGGGCCAACGCCATGCACAACGCGGCCCTAGACCGTGGGTTCGCCGATGTAATTCCGGAGTGGGCGAGCGTTCTCGTCGATGAAACACCCATCGTCGGTGGAGTCGGTATCATCGAGAACGCCGACGAGCGGGCGGCCGCTATCGAGGGAATCCCTGCAGCCGACCTTCTCGAGGAGGAACCAGCGTTACTCTCGCGGTCTGCGGAGTTCTTCCCGGAACTCCCAGTCGACGACCTCGATTTGCTCGTCGTCGACGAGATGGGCAAGGAAGTGAGCGGAACTGGACTCGACACCAACGTCATCGGTCGGGTCTGGTTCCACGGCCAAGCAGAGCGTCAGAAGCCATCGCTGACGCGCGTCTACGTTCGGTCACTCACACCACCATCCCACGGCAATGCGCTCGGAGTCGGCCTCGCCGACCTCATCCACCGTGACCTCGCGTCGGAAATCGACTTTGGGGACACATACGTCAACATCGTAACGAGCGGTGAGCCGGTTCGGGCAAAACTTCCGTTCGTCGTCCCAAGCGACGCGACAGCGTTCGTCCTCTCCGCGTCGATGACCGGCGTCGCAAGCGCCGACGAGCTTCGGATCGCACGGATTCGGAACACTATGACTCCTGACGAACTGTGGGTGTCGGAGCCCGTCGCCGAGGAACTTGCTGACCGAGACGACATCGAAGTCCACGAAGACCAGCCATGGACGTTCGATGCGGAAGGGAACCTCACGATGGCACTGGATTCTGCGGCCCACGACTGA
- a CDS encoding four-carbon acid sugar kinase family protein, with protein sequence MTRCVVVADDLTGSCDTGHEFAMRGYDTRVVVSPQKETSMAQGDVMVVNTESRYAAPEEAAERVKTAFEVPGADIAFKKVDSTLRGNVRVEVEAALDAVGADLVLVAPAFPINGRLTACGFHLVNGKLVTDTSAGKDAERPPASDALPAFFAESDYVTEHLGVETVARGSAAVRRALESIQSDDAPVIVTCDALTDDHLAAVAAAGADLPDRCLYVGSGGLARHVHVPGLASGAGVDVDETRPVVGVAGSVAPETLVQIDEITQKRRRQLDLEMAVTEPSAAGADLASRGVEAVDDYGGVVLHSAENRGDVDRTLAAGERAGVDGSMVRRRVTDALATAAGELVHDDQPANLFLTGGATAITILNQLDAHALRMAGDAIEPGIPLASVVGGVADGAAVITKAGGFGDEQAIIKSLARIGFADE encoded by the coding sequence GTGACCCGATGTGTTGTCGTCGCGGACGACTTGACAGGAAGCTGTGACACAGGTCATGAATTCGCGATGCGTGGATACGACACGCGTGTCGTAGTCTCACCACAAAAAGAGACGTCGATGGCACAGGGTGACGTCATGGTTGTCAACACGGAGTCACGCTATGCAGCACCCGAAGAGGCTGCAGAACGCGTTAAGACAGCCTTCGAAGTTCCTGGTGCAGATATCGCGTTCAAGAAGGTCGACTCGACGCTCCGCGGTAACGTCCGTGTCGAGGTGGAAGCCGCACTCGACGCTGTGGGTGCCGACCTCGTTCTCGTCGCGCCCGCGTTCCCCATCAACGGGCGACTGACGGCGTGCGGGTTCCACCTTGTGAACGGCAAACTGGTGACCGACACCTCGGCCGGCAAGGATGCTGAGCGCCCACCGGCATCCGACGCGCTCCCTGCGTTCTTCGCGGAGAGTGACTACGTGACTGAGCATCTCGGCGTCGAGACGGTTGCCCGTGGGAGCGCTGCCGTTCGGAGGGCTCTCGAATCGATACAGTCGGACGATGCGCCCGTCATCGTCACCTGTGACGCCTTGACGGACGACCACCTCGCTGCAGTGGCTGCCGCGGGTGCTGACCTCCCCGACCGATGTCTGTACGTTGGGAGTGGTGGACTCGCCCGTCACGTCCACGTACCTGGGCTTGCATCGGGCGCTGGAGTCGATGTCGACGAGACACGGCCCGTCGTGGGGGTAGCAGGGAGCGTCGCTCCAGAGACGCTCGTGCAGATCGATGAGATTACACAGAAACGTCGTCGACAACTCGACCTCGAGATGGCGGTCACCGAACCGTCCGCTGCCGGTGCTGACCTTGCCTCTAGAGGGGTGGAAGCTGTCGACGATTACGGTGGCGTCGTCCTCCACAGTGCTGAAAACCGAGGCGACGTGGACCGAACACTGGCAGCCGGTGAGCGAGCTGGCGTCGACGGTTCGATGGTCCGGCGTCGAGTCACGGATGCCCTCGCTACGGCTGCCGGGGAGCTGGTCCACGACGACCAGCCAGCGAACCTCTTTCTCACCGGCGGTGCCACCGCGATTACCATCCTCAACCAGTTAGACGCCCACGCACTCCGGATGGCTGGTGACGCGATTGAACCGGGAATCCCACTTGCATCCGTCGTCGGTGGTGTGGCAGACGGTGCGGCGGTCATCACAAAAGCTGGCGGGTTTGGTGACGAGCAGGCAATAATTAAGTCGCTCGCTCGTATCGGTTTTGCTGATGAGTGA
- the pdxA gene encoding 4-hydroxythreonine-4-phosphate dehydrogenase PdxA, protein MSENRPTIGVTMGDPAGIGSEVIVKSYPQLVESATVVVIGDESVLADAANRFATDLSVRRVTSPAEAGADPSVLPVLDLDNVTDHRYGELSQANGAASLAYVERAIELAQAGEIDAITTAPINKQATRMAGSEYAGHTGMLADYTDTDEYSMMLVEDDLTVTHVSTHIPLREACSNLTVGDVESTISVTNEALRDLGLDNPAIAVAGLNPHASDGGLLGDEEAEIIEPAIERVAETGVNVTGPYSPDTVYVRAAAGEFDCVVSMYHDQGHIPIKMLGFTGEDDAVSGVNVTIGLPIIRTSVDHGTAFDIAGEGVASEQSMLDAVSIAAEMA, encoded by the coding sequence ATGAGTGAAAATCGTCCGACCATAGGGGTTACCATGGGTGACCCTGCGGGCATCGGAAGCGAAGTCATCGTCAAATCCTACCCTCAGTTGGTCGAGAGTGCAACCGTCGTCGTCATCGGTGACGAATCGGTACTCGCCGACGCAGCGAATCGGTTCGCCACTGACCTCTCCGTGCGACGTGTTACATCGCCAGCCGAGGCAGGCGCCGACCCGAGCGTGCTGCCCGTCCTCGACTTAGACAACGTGACCGACCATCGGTATGGCGAACTATCTCAGGCGAACGGTGCAGCGAGCCTCGCCTACGTCGAACGTGCAATCGAGCTGGCACAGGCCGGGGAGATCGACGCGATTACTACTGCACCGATCAATAAACAGGCAACACGGATGGCGGGCAGCGAGTACGCAGGGCACACCGGCATGCTCGCAGACTACACCGATACCGACGAGTACTCGATGATGCTCGTGGAAGACGACCTGACGGTGACACACGTGAGTACGCACATTCCGTTGCGGGAAGCCTGTTCGAATCTCACCGTTGGTGATGTCGAATCGACGATCAGCGTCACGAACGAGGCGCTGCGTGACCTCGGTCTCGACAACCCGGCCATCGCAGTCGCGGGATTGAACCCGCATGCGAGTGACGGGGGACTCCTCGGTGACGAGGAAGCAGAGATTATCGAACCGGCCATAGAACGCGTCGCCGAGACGGGCGTCAACGTGACTGGCCCCTACTCGCCCGACACCGTCTACGTCCGTGCGGCCGCCGGAGAGTTCGACTGCGTCGTCTCCATGTATCACGACCAGGGCCACATCCCGATTAAGATGCTCGGCTTCACCGGCGAGGACGATGCAGTGAGCGGGGTCAACGTCACCATCGGACTCCCGATCATCCGAACGAGTGTCGACCACGGGACAGCCTTCGACATCGCTGGCGAGGGGGTCGCGTCCGAACAGAGTATGCTCGATGCAGTGTCTATTGCTGCAGAGATGGCCTGA
- a CDS encoding cyclase family protein has protein sequence MFDSKEVIDLSNPICAGIPVWPSFPQVELDQTSIAARDGFTMERIEMRSHTATHIDAPAHFIPDGKTLDDFSIERFMGEGVVIDLTPKDPEEAITRADIEAYEDDIEQGDVVMLHTGWDEYYGQTPEYLFEFPYLTGDAAEYIASLEPTAVGTEGASVGGWYDEVPAHGPSTDVHPADSHLPLLENEIIPIEEVRNLDQVLDGADSRRADFFFPPLNVQGTGGCSVRAFALV, from the coding sequence ATGTTTGATTCAAAAGAGGTTATCGACCTCTCTAACCCAATCTGCGCAGGAATCCCAGTATGGCCGAGCTTCCCGCAAGTCGAGCTCGATCAGACATCTATCGCCGCACGGGATGGGTTCACCATGGAGCGCATAGAGATGCGGAGTCACACAGCGACGCACATCGATGCGCCAGCACACTTCATCCCGGATGGGAAGACACTGGACGATTTCTCGATCGAGCGCTTCATGGGTGAGGGCGTCGTTATCGATTTGACACCGAAAGACCCCGAGGAAGCGATAACCCGCGCTGACATCGAGGCCTACGAGGACGACATCGAGCAGGGTGACGTTGTGATGCTCCATACGGGGTGGGACGAGTACTACGGACAGACCCCAGAGTACCTTTTCGAGTTCCCATATCTGACCGGCGACGCCGCGGAGTACATCGCCTCACTCGAACCAACCGCAGTCGGAACCGAAGGTGCGAGCGTCGGTGGCTGGTACGACGAGGTACCCGCTCATGGCCCCTCGACCGATGTACACCCAGCTGACTCACACCTCCCACTGCTCGAAAACGAGATTATCCCCATCGAGGAAGTTCGCAACCTCGATCAAGTACTTGATGGTGCGGACAGTCGACGTGCTGATTTCTTCTTCCCGCCACTCAACGTGCAGGGAACAGGCGGATGTTCAGTCCGCGCCTTTGCACTCGTTTAG
- the glpR gene encoding HTH-type transcriptional regulator GlpR codes for MTTPEQRRRSVTELVTKHGGLSVDELASRLEVSPSTIRRDLSNLAERNLVERTHGGAVPVTNVGVERSFNRRLVQHLDRKQAIAERAVKEIQEGQVIYFDAGTTTMQVAKEVPDVDSTISVTNSPLLLPELAKEDRTVKSTGGEYRPETKALVGPTAEEYIRNSHFDLAFIGINGIGPDGTLSAPNEAEAELKRLVVEHAARTVVVTVTEKLGEQSFRRFGSIDDVDLFVTDGRVPEDYHDLFEETALVDDLYK; via the coding sequence ATGACCACACCCGAGCAACGCCGTCGGTCGGTAACGGAACTGGTCACGAAACACGGTGGTCTCTCGGTCGACGAACTCGCTTCGCGTCTCGAGGTGTCGCCATCGACGATTCGACGTGACCTGTCTAACCTCGCCGAGCGAAATCTCGTCGAGCGAACCCATGGCGGGGCCGTCCCCGTGACGAACGTGGGCGTCGAGCGGTCCTTCAACCGGAGACTCGTCCAGCATCTCGACCGTAAACAAGCGATTGCGGAACGGGCTGTCAAGGAGATCCAAGAAGGACAGGTAATCTACTTTGACGCAGGGACGACGACGATGCAGGTCGCGAAGGAAGTCCCGGATGTCGATTCGACCATCTCCGTCACTAACTCACCGCTACTGCTGCCCGAACTCGCGAAAGAGGACCGGACAGTCAAATCGACTGGTGGTGAGTACCGTCCCGAGACCAAAGCACTGGTCGGCCCGACTGCGGAAGAGTACATCCGGAACTCCCACTTCGATCTCGCGTTCATCGGCATCAATGGAATCGGACCCGACGGGACGCTCTCCGCGCCCAACGAGGCCGAAGCCGAACTCAAACGACTCGTAGTGGAACACGCTGCCCGAACCGTCGTCGTCACCGTCACGGAGAAGCTTGGTGAACAGAGCTTCCGGCGATTCGGTTCGATCGACGACGTCGACCTCTTCGTCACCGACGGTCGCGTTCCCGAGGACTACCACGACTTGTTCGAAGAGACGGCACTCGTCGACGACCTCTACAAGTGA
- a CDS encoding class I fructose-bisphosphate aldolase, producing MNSPKLLDTPSGNAVVVALDHGLSLGAPAGFENPEETLETVLRGEPDAVLVGPHFARHYAEQLQAADVDIILTADVVTWSTSPGRDHGQDLWTPAFDTEFLKELDPVGVKIVLVFGRDDAETFRRNVEYVSELAEELRGTDIPLVVEPVMWGERIPDQLETDPEFVADALRMGWEFGADILKAPYTGSVESFEPIVENAPVPVMILGGPATGTTRGMLESVEGAMDAGARGLMIGRTIWKSEDPEQTVRALMSIVHDGASVDEVWESTESTPMPDGGEN from the coding sequence ATGAACAGTCCCAAGCTTCTCGATACCCCATCAGGGAATGCAGTCGTTGTAGCGCTTGACCACGGACTCAGTCTCGGGGCCCCAGCGGGCTTCGAGAACCCGGAAGAGACGCTCGAGACGGTACTGCGTGGTGAACCGGACGCGGTGCTTGTCGGACCGCATTTCGCCAGGCACTACGCAGAGCAACTGCAAGCTGCAGACGTCGACATCATCCTCACTGCAGACGTCGTCACATGGTCAACCAGTCCCGGTCGTGACCACGGTCAAGATCTCTGGACGCCAGCGTTCGACACAGAGTTCCTCAAGGAACTCGACCCAGTGGGTGTCAAAATTGTCCTCGTCTTCGGCCGTGATGACGCCGAGACGTTCCGTCGCAACGTAGAGTACGTCAGTGAACTCGCCGAAGAGTTGAGAGGTACTGACATTCCGCTGGTCGTCGAACCCGTCATGTGGGGTGAACGTATCCCTGACCAGTTAGAAACGGACCCTGAGTTCGTCGCCGACGCACTTCGTATGGGATGGGAATTCGGAGCTGACATCCTGAAAGCGCCGTACACCGGTAGCGTCGAGTCGTTCGAACCCATCGTCGAGAACGCGCCCGTCCCCGTGATGATTCTGGGTGGGCCAGCGACGGGAACCACTCGTGGCATGCTCGAATCTGTCGAGGGTGCAATGGATGCCGGTGCGCGTGGTCTCATGATTGGTCGAACGATCTGGAAGTCCGAGGACCCCGAACAGACCGTACGTGCGCTCATGTCGATCGTCCACGACGGTGCGTCAGTCGATGAGGTGTGGGAGTCGACGGAGTCCACACCCATGCCGGATGGGGGAGAAAATTAA
- a CDS encoding SDR family NAD(P)-dependent oxidoreductase, with translation MPDYSADFNGSTVVVTGATSGIGREIALRFADAGATVLNADIDAQPKDAETPTHELIRERGGTAEYVQTDVSNAAEIREAVDRAREYGGVDVMVNNAGLFIGGGLLEVSEDEFEKIHDVNAKGVFFGCQAAAQDMIDRGVEGAIINTASISSFVAQREQIQYDSTKAAVKMITRGAALELAEHDIRVNAVGPGQIATEFIDGWSEEAPAAAESDELIKPVPLGRAGTPDDIAGAVLYLASDDAAYVTGEVLMVDGGWRTI, from the coding sequence ATGCCTGACTACAGTGCTGACTTCAACGGCAGTACCGTCGTGGTTACCGGTGCGACGTCCGGAATCGGACGCGAAATCGCTCTTCGATTCGCAGATGCAGGAGCAACAGTCCTGAACGCGGACATCGACGCCCAGCCCAAAGACGCAGAGACTCCAACACACGAGCTGATTCGTGAGAGAGGCGGAACAGCCGAGTACGTTCAGACGGACGTCTCGAATGCTGCGGAGATTAGAGAGGCTGTCGACCGTGCCCGCGAGTATGGTGGTGTCGACGTGATGGTGAACAACGCTGGCCTCTTCATCGGTGGTGGGTTGCTCGAAGTCAGCGAAGACGAGTTCGAGAAGATTCACGACGTCAACGCTAAGGGAGTATTCTTCGGCTGTCAAGCTGCGGCCCAAGATATGATCGACCGAGGTGTTGAAGGGGCGATTATCAACACTGCGTCGATCAGTTCCTTCGTTGCCCAGCGCGAACAGATTCAGTACGATTCGACGAAGGCCGCAGTGAAGATGATTACGCGAGGCGCTGCCCTCGAGTTGGCAGAACACGACATTCGCGTAAACGCCGTCGGTCCCGGACAGATCGCTACGGAGTTCATCGACGGCTGGTCTGAGGAAGCACCAGCAGCAGCCGAGAGCGATGAACTGATCAAACCGGTTCCCCTCGGGCGGGCGGGTACTCCTGACGACATCGCCGGTGCTGTACTCTATCTCGCCAGCGACGATGCAGCGTACGTCACTGGTGAGGTACTCATGGTTGACGGCGGATGGCGGACAATCTGA
- a CDS encoding pirin family protein, whose amino-acid sequence MNAEDTSKGADVGPISGEMVRHGTGVNSNRAFPTTTYPKNIDPFVLFERFYIDPDKGFPTHPHRGFEIVSYMLDGGMDHEDSLGVFHTASEGDVMRITTGRGIRHSEFPAGGHACNGLQLWVNLPADDKDVDPNYTDASAEELPTELCDGAAVTTVVGEGSPIELYTPMEYLDVHVDDSWTWSVETDWAGFLYGISGTGTVDGDDFGEGDVLPVTGRCQVNIQSEGTLRVVAVSGRPHGEPIRQRGPFVL is encoded by the coding sequence ATGAACGCTGAGGACACGTCGAAAGGGGCGGACGTCGGTCCTATTTCGGGTGAGATGGTTCGACACGGCACTGGTGTCAACTCGAATCGTGCATTTCCGACGACCACCTATCCGAAGAATATCGACCCATTCGTCCTGTTTGAGCGGTTCTACATCGACCCCGACAAGGGATTTCCGACGCATCCCCACCGTGGGTTCGAGATCGTCTCGTACATGCTCGACGGTGGGATGGACCACGAGGACTCACTCGGTGTGTTTCACACAGCGTCCGAAGGGGATGTGATGCGAATCACGACAGGTCGTGGAATTCGCCATTCAGAGTTCCCTGCGGGCGGACACGCCTGTAACGGTCTCCAACTATGGGTGAACCTCCCCGCTGACGACAAGGATGTCGACCCCAACTACACGGACGCGAGTGCCGAAGAACTCCCAACGGAACTGTGCGACGGCGCGGCAGTCACAACAGTCGTCGGCGAGGGTTCCCCAATCGAACTATACACTCCGATGGAGTATTTGGATGTCCACGTCGACGACTCGTGGACGTGGTCTGTTGAGACTGACTGGGCGGGATTTCTCTACGGAATCTCCGGAACAGGAACTGTCGATGGAGACGATTTCGGTGAGGGCGACGTCCTCCCGGTCACTGGTCGCTGTCAGGTGAATATTCAGTCCGAAGGCACGCTTCGAGTGGTCGCCGTCTCTGGACGGCCACACGGAGAACCGATACGCCAGCGTGGACCGTTCGTTCTCTGA
- the sod gene encoding superoxide dismutase, giving the protein MSEYELDPLPYDYDALEPHLSEQVLTWHHDTHHQGYVNGWNAAEETLAENREAGEFGSSGGALRNVTHNGSGHILHDLFWQNMSPEGGDGPEGALADRIAEDFGSYEAWKGEFEAAAGAAGGWALLVYDSFSNQLRNVVVDKHDQGALWGSHPILALDVWEHSYYHDYGPARGDFISAFFGVVDWEEPSARYEQAVELFE; this is encoded by the coding sequence ATGTCTGAATACGAACTTGACCCGCTTCCGTACGACTACGACGCGCTCGAACCACACCTCTCCGAACAAGTCCTGACGTGGCATCACGACACCCACCATCAGGGCTACGTCAATGGCTGGAACGCAGCCGAAGAGACGCTCGCCGAGAACCGCGAAGCAGGCGAGTTTGGCTCGTCCGGCGGTGCGCTCCGCAACGTCACCCACAACGGCTCCGGACACATCCTGCACGACCTCTTCTGGCAGAACATGTCACCGGAAGGCGGTGACGGACCCGAGGGTGCGCTCGCAGACCGCATCGCCGAGGACTTCGGTTCCTACGAAGCCTGGAAGGGCGAGTTCGAAGCCGCAGCAGGTGCTGCCGGCGGCTGGGCACTTCTCGTCTACGACTCGTTCTCGAACCAGCTTCGCAACGTCGTCGTCGACAAGCACGACCAGGGCGCACTCTGGGGCTCCCACCCCATCCTCGCGCTCGACGTCTGGGAACACTCCTACTACCACGACTACGGACCGGCTCGCGGTGACTTCATCTCCGCATTCTTCGGGGTCGTCGACTGGGAAGAGCCGTCGGCCCGCTACGAGCAGGCCGTCGAACTCTTCGAGTAG